CGGTAAATCAACACTCCTAAAACTACTATCGGGAGACATGGCTTTGGATACAGGGACCATTGCAATAGAAAAAGATATTAAAATAGGGTTCTTAAGGCAGGATATAGATTTTGTTCAAGGGAGGAACGTATTAGAAGAGGCTTATCAAGCTTTTGAAGAAATCAAGGCCCTAGAGCAAAAGCTGGACGATATTAATATTCAGCTTGCGGAACGAACCGATTATGAAAGTGAATCCTACAATCAGCTTATTGTAGATTTAAGTGACATTACCCAGCATTATGAGATTTTAGGTGGATATAATTATCAAGGTGAGACGGAGAAAATATTACTGGGTCTAGGTTTCAAGGCCGAAGATTTCGATAAAAAAACGGAAACGTTTTCAGGAGGATGGCGCATGCGTATAGAGCTGGCCAAATTATTATTGCAAAGTAACGATGTGCTATTGCTAGATGAGCCTACGAACCATTTGGATATTGAGTCCATTATATGGTTTGAGCAATTTCTTAATAATTACTCCGGTGCGGTCATGATCGTATCCCATGATAAAATGTTTCTGGATAATGTTACCAATAGGACCATTGAAATATCCTTAGGACGTATTTACGATTATAACAAACCTTACTCGAAATACCTGGTTTTAAGAAACGAGATGAAACAACAACAGTTGAACGCTCAAAAGAACCAAGAAAAAGAAATTCAGCAGGCAGAACGGTTAATAGAGAAGTTCAGGGCAAAGAGTACAAAGGCATCCATGGCCCAGTCCCTAATCAAAAAACTGGATAAAATAGAACGCATAGAAGTAGATGAGGACGACAACAGTGTTATGAACCTCAGGTTTCCTATTTCTGTAACCCCAGGTAAGGTGGTCGTAGAAATGGAAGAATTATCTAAGAGCTATGGAGATAAACATGTGTTAGAGGATATAAGCTTACTCATTGAGCGCGACAGTAAAACAGCATTTGTAGGTCAGAACGGACAGGGCAAATCTACCTTGGCAAAAATCATTGTCAAGGAGCTGGACTACGAAGGGCATTTAAAGCTGGGACATAATGTACAGATAGGATATTTTGCACAAAATCAGGCAGAATATCTAGATGGTAATAAGACCATCTTGGATACCATGATAGATGCCGCGAACGAGTCCAACAGGAGCAAGGTGAGGGATATTCTGGGTTCTTTTCTCTTTAGAGGGGATGAGGTAGAAAAATATGTTAAGGTGTTATCCGGAGGGGAACGTAATAGATTAGCGCTTGCTAAAATGCTTTTACAGCCTTTCAACGTCTTGGTGATGGATGAACCTACCAATCATTTGGATATTAAGTCCAAAAATGTACTGAAGCAGGCCTGCCAAAATTTTGAAGGAACCCTAATATTGGTGTCGCATGATAGGGATTTTCTGCAAGGCCTAACCAACAAGGTGTATGAGTTTAAGGACCGAAAGATTAAAGAATATCTTGGAGATGTAGATTTTTATCTGGAGCAGCGAAAAGTAGAGAATTTCAGAAGTATCGAAAAGAAAGATACTGGAGCGGTCATTCCAAAAGCTGTTAAGAAGAATAACTCTTTTGAAAATCAAAAGAAAGTAAAGAGTCTAAAGAACAGAATTAGTACTACGGAATCCAAAATTGCCGATTTGGAAAAAGATATAAAGACCATTGACCATAATTTGTTGATGAACTATGATGAAACCATAGCGGAAAATAACTTTTTTGATACGTATCAAGCTAAAAAAGATACTCTTGAAAAACTTATGACAGAATGGGAAAAGCTTACAAATGAATTAGAGACGATAGCGCTCTAAAAAGTTTCACCAACAACAAACGACCGTACACCACAATTTCAGGCACTTTCACAACAAAGCAATGTCGTTCAACGATAAATTTTGATTTTTCATCGTTATTAGTATTAATTTGTAGGATAATTCTTAGTAAAGTCAGAATTAACGCTAAAAACGATTTTCAATGAAAAACCTGTACGCACTCTTATTTATGTCAATGCTAGTTTGCAATGTTTGTATTGCAGAAGTATCAAAAAAGGAGAAGAAGGCCTTAATTGGTCTTTATAATAGTACCAATGGAATGCATTGGGTGAAAAAATGGGACTTAAAGGCTCCCGTTTCGGAATGGTACGGCGTTAAGGTGAGGGATAATAAAGTGGTAGAGGTTAATCTTTTTAGAAATAATCTAATGGGCGCCATCCCCGGTGATATTAGTGGTTTGGAAAATTTAACCATTCTAAATCTTGCTTTTAATTCATTGACCGGAGAATTACCGGAACAAATCGCAAAGCTTTCTAGGTTAAGGGTTCTTAGGTTAGAGATGAACAGGATAAAAGGGGCTATTCCGTCAGGAATCGGTAATCTGGTAAGTTTGGAAGAACTATCCGTTTTCAATAATTTTTTGTCCGGCACAATTCCTGAAAGTATTGGTAATATCAAAGGATTAAAAGTATTGAATTTATCCAGTAATGCCTTGAAAGGTTCAATTCCTAATTCCTTAGGAGAACTGACCCAGTTAGAAACTTTAGGCCTTTTTGAAAATACTTTAGAAGGTGCAATACCCAGAGAGATGGGCAAACTTAGTAACCTGAAGGAATTAGTATTGGCCAACAATAGTTTAAACGGGGATATTCCCGAGGAATTCGGTCAATTGGCTAGTTTAGAAGTTTTTCAAATTCAGAATAATAAATTCGATTCTTTCAAAAATCTAGAAATGTTAGAGACCAGATCGTTCTTGGTTTTTGATTATGACAGGGACGATAGAAAAATAGAGTTTAAAGAGATAAACTTTGAGAAAACCAGAATGGCAGACACAAAGTTCGAAGATATAGATGAGTAAGAGTAGTTTACACTTTTAGTTAGTTTGGTGAAAAAAAGAGGTATTTAATCGTACCTCTTTTTTAGATTCATATCATAAATTGAAAGTTTTTACGTTAGTGTAGGGTAATACCCTTAAGAAAGAAGATGAATTTATTTGATTATTGTAGTTAGTTCTAAGGGTTAATTAATTATATTATGAAAGGATTTATTGAACGGTACCTGCTTATCATTTTAATGATTTGCGCATTTTCCCTAGAGGGACAAACTTCAAAAGCTGAAAAAGAGGCTTTAAAAGATATATATGATCAAACTTCTGGTGAGCAATGGGATATCCCATGGGATTTGACCAAAAGTGAAACAACGTGGCAAGGAGTAGTTATTGAAAACGGCCAAGTAGTGGCCTTACATCTTCATAAGAACGGTTTGGAGGGAAAAATCCCAAGCTCAATAAAAAATCTAAAGAATCTTAGGGTTTTGAACATGGCTTTCAATAAGCTAAATGGAGAAATTCCAGCAGAATTGTTTGCATTGACCAAGCTAAAATCCATAAGATTAGAGATGAATTCCCTTACGGGGGGTTTACCTGAAAGTTTTGTAAGTGCCAAGAGTTTGGAGGAACTTTCTCTATTCAATAATCAATTAGAAGGTACCATACCTAACGGAATAGGTGATGCTGAAACTTTGAGGATTTTAAACCTCTCTAGCAATTACCTTGAAGGGAAACTACCCAAATCCATTGCCCAACTAAAAAACCTAGAAAGTCTTGAACTGTTTGGGAATAAGTTGAGTGGGGCTATAGATGTAGAATTGGGTGAGTTGCAAAATTTAAAGGAATTGGTGCTTTCATACAACCAATTTGAAGGCAATTTGCCTCAAAGTACGGCAAGCCTAGCAAATCTTGAGTTTGTGCAATTACAGGGAAATAACTTTAGATCAATCAGGTCGTTGCAGAATCTAAGAACAGAAGGCTTGGCCACATTTGACAGTGATGACGAATTTCTCAACATCCAATTTGGAAAAGAGAACCGCTCTAAAACGAGGATGGCAACCAATACCTTCGAAGATTCAAAGGACTAATATTTTAAATAGATAGAAAAAAGCTCCTATTTCCATAGGAGCTTTTTTTGTTTTGCAAATAACATCAACCTTTAAACATATTTAAGATTACTTTAACATTGGTTGCATGTGCAACTAATGTCTTTTTATTAGTTTCGCACCATGTCTGCCGAAACTTTCAAAATAGATTTTGAAACCTCAATAGGTCCCTGGCTGGGGAGAACGGTCAAAATGGTAGATTACCATTTGCAGGAGGCTTTTGATAGGCATGGTCTGGATATGACCAAGGAACAAATGGTAATCCTAAAGAAGCTGCACGAACAAGATGGCATCAATCAAAATGAGCTGGCATCACTTACCTACAGAGATAAGTCCTCTCTTGCAAGACTCATTTCCAAGATGGAGTCCAAGAAGTATATACGCAGGGTTCAGAGTA
This genomic window from Maribacter sp. MJ134 contains:
- a CDS encoding MarR family winged helix-turn-helix transcriptional regulator → MSAETFKIDFETSIGPWLGRTVKMVDYHLQEAFDRHGLDMTKEQMVILKKLHEQDGINQNELASLTYRDKSSLARLISKMESKKYIRRVQSKEDKRNNEIFITEEGLKILAETRPVIQEVIDVMEQGINKEDKALIINTLKKVQNNFNLKSI
- a CDS encoding ABC-F family ATP-binding cassette domain-containing protein, which codes for MLNIHNLSVSFGGEYLFEEISFRLNAGNRVGLVGKNGAGKSTLLKLLSGDMALDTGTIAIEKDIKIGFLRQDIDFVQGRNVLEEAYQAFEEIKALEQKLDDINIQLAERTDYESESYNQLIVDLSDITQHYEILGGYNYQGETEKILLGLGFKAEDFDKKTETFSGGWRMRIELAKLLLQSNDVLLLDEPTNHLDIESIIWFEQFLNNYSGAVMIVSHDKMFLDNVTNRTIEISLGRIYDYNKPYSKYLVLRNEMKQQQLNAQKNQEKEIQQAERLIEKFRAKSTKASMAQSLIKKLDKIERIEVDEDDNSVMNLRFPISVTPGKVVVEMEELSKSYGDKHVLEDISLLIERDSKTAFVGQNGQGKSTLAKIIVKELDYEGHLKLGHNVQIGYFAQNQAEYLDGNKTILDTMIDAANESNRSKVRDILGSFLFRGDEVEKYVKVLSGGERNRLALAKMLLQPFNVLVMDEPTNHLDIKSKNVLKQACQNFEGTLILVSHDRDFLQGLTNKVYEFKDRKIKEYLGDVDFYLEQRKVENFRSIEKKDTGAVIPKAVKKNNSFENQKKVKSLKNRISTTESKIADLEKDIKTIDHNLLMNYDETIAENNFFDTYQAKKDTLEKLMTEWEKLTNELETIAL